The stretch of DNA TACCTCAATCGGCTCTCGGATGGGCTGTTCACATTCGCCCGCGTCGTCAACGCTCGCGACGGAGAGCCGGAGGAAGCGCCCGAGTACTAGCGGGCTGTACGCAGAATCGGCTCGGCCTCACCGGTCGCTGCGATCGGTGAGACGGCTCCGACTTCGGTACCGAACCGGATCGGTCTCGTCGGTGGTCGGTGATCGGTCGTCGCTCCCTCGAGCACGGGACGCGACCTACGCGGTCTCGGTCGTCGGCGGTAACTCGATGGCGACCAGTTCGTGTCCGGTCTCCCGTCGGTGATCGGTTCCGATCCGGGTCGCTTCGTCGCGGCCGGTCGCCGCTCGCTCGTACGAACAGCCGTTGCAGTCCACGAGGTACCGCTTCCCCTCTCCGCCGCCGGGAGCCGTCTCTTTCGTTGTCATACGCGTCTAGTAGGTGACCACCCGCTTGAACCGTCCTCCAAAAGAAATTGGACGGAAGCGGCGTTCACGTCCGCGTGAACTATCAGTCGATGCGCCCGCGACGGCCGATACAGACCGACGTTCAGCCCGTCGGCCCACGGTTCGCCGGCGAGACCCAGCAGGAGCAGCGAGCGGCCGAGCAACTCGACGTTCGTGAGGGAGTGGCTCGTCTCGGTTTGCCGTTGCTCCACGGGGACCGTCCAGCAGTCGTGCACGAACGGCGCGGCGACGAGGAGTTCCGCACGCGGCCCGCCCAATTCTGTCGTCTGCGAAAGAACTATATCTACATCCGACCTCTCTATGGGGGAGCATCACATGAACAAGCACTTCGACGACAGCCGATACTACCTCGCCCGCGCCGCCGAACACGCCCGCCTCGGCGTGACCGAGTCCCTCGAGGGACCCGCCGCTCGCGTTCGAACGCTCCTCGGACGAGAGCCCGACCCCGAGCCGGATCGCGTCGACGGCGTCCTGGAAGACGTCACAGCCCTCGAGCGACGGCTCGAAACGCGCGCTCGCGGCGCGATGGGGTCGGTTCGCGCACGAGTCGCGACCGGGCGCTCGAGCGAGGGCGATGGCCGTCGGTGAAAGGAAGTCTTAAGTCGAACGCACGGGAATCCCCTCGTGCGGGTTGGTGATCTAGTCCGGTTATGATACCTCCTTCACACGGAGGAAGTCGGCAGTTCAAATCTGCCCCAACCCATCCGCTCGGTTCCCTCGCGTGAAGTAGTAAACCCCCAGAGGGCGGCGTATCCGTCTTGCACCCCTCCAGCAATTCACTGAGTCGCTTCCCAATTCTGTGTGAAATCGCAGTACGGCGTCCCGGTATCCAATAAGTAGTGCTGGGTACGCTAGAAGGCATGTTTATGAGCGAAAATATCCGCCTTCTTCTGGTACTTCTATGAATTAGCGATGTTCCTACGGTTGATGCTGTCTACCTCAAGAGATCAACTCGATATCTACAGCATTGAGGTGGATGAGAAACAGCCCGAACTTCTTGTGAATCCGTTCGTTATTAGAAGAGGGATTGGAGACTACCGATAACTTAGCTCGTCAACAGGCTTCTGAATTATATCAAACACTTCCCTCGCACGGAAGACACGGTTTCTACTCTGACCGGTAATCTCCTCTAAGACTCCATCTTCTTCCAGCTGTTTCACTGCATTATTTGCTGTCCTATATGTCATACCAAGTGCATCTTCTGCTTCGTTAACAGTGAGATATGGTTTTGTGAATATCTCCGTCGAGAGCTGTGAAACAGAATTTGCCCCATCTTGATATCTGTCTCGGTATTCATCTCGTAGGTCAAGCAACTCAGAAGCCCTACTAAATGCCTCTTTCGCCTGTTGAGAGATTCCTTTCAAGAAGAAAATCAACCATTCTTTCCACGCGCTATCTCGACTCACAGCCAGTAATCTGTCTGTGTATTCGTCCCGGTTGCGGTTAAAATAGGAACTTGGGTACAAGTATGGTTCTGGTAAGAGTTCGTCATTACACATCATTAGCATGATGAGAAGTCGCCCCATTCTACCGTTACCGTCTCGGAAAGGATGAATCGTCTCAAACTGATAGTGAACTAATCCAATGTCAATCAGGGGCTGGTAGCTGCCTCCGGTTCGAATATATGTTTCCAAATTTTGCATCGCATAAGGAACTACAGAAGGTGGTGACGGTACGAATCGTGCTTCTCCCCCGCGACCTCCGATATACACCTGCGTATCTCGGAACTCCCCAGGTTTTTTATCTCCGCCGCGGACGCCACTCATCAACGTATTATGCAGGTTTCGAACGAGTTCAAGATCGATACCGTTTTCCAGTTCTTCGATTCCCTGAAAAACGGCTCTGACATAGTTATGAACCTCTCTCAGTTCATTACGGCTAGCTCCAGAGGAACTATTTTCTCGTCCTGCTTCATATTCATACACGTCTGAAAGTGTGACTCGAGTCCCCTCTATTTCAGACGAAACAACCGCCTCTTTGTAGATGAACGGACTGATTAGCATACTTGGATTTTCGACACGCCTTCCAACTCCACTAAGTTGACCTACATTGGTTGCTGCCTCTGTGAAGACATCCAATAATTCGTCCTCCAGACGTATCTCTGGAGGAAGTGGGTCCGGCTTGAATGCGATATCACCTCCAGAATTCACTAATTCTCCGGATATTTCTCCGGATTGAAAACGGTCTACGTTCATGCATTCTATCAAAATGGGGGGCTCATATTAAACTGTTTTGCGTATAGGTACAATATGGCCCCGAATATCTCCGCTATATTGTACCGCTCCTTCGATCAGGTACAATTAGGAAGTGGTGCTGTGTGGTACCTAATAGAGAGAAGATATGTTGAAGCGTATTCCGAGTGAGTACAATAAGCGGTACAATGACGAAGTGTGTTGAAGCGTATTCCGAGTGAGTACAATAAGCGGTACAATGAAGAAGTGTGTTGAAGCGTATTCCAAGTGAGTACAATAAGCGGTATAATGACGAAGTGTGTTGAAGCGTATTCCGAGTGAGTACAATAAGCGGTATAATGACGAAGTGTGTTGAAGCGCATTCCGAGTGAGTGTGAACGTCTGATGGTTAGTCTGAAATCATAGAAAATTCTTCAGAAGGTTTTACTGAAGATCTTTCATTCAGAATCTACGAGGCATCGAACATCCCTTTCTCTCGGCAAACCTCGTAGACGGCCGACGTCGTCAGGGTCCGCTGGCGCTCGTCGTCGAGCCGACGGTACGTCTCGAAAATGATCGCCGGTGTGTCGAGGTCTGCACCGACCTTGTGCTTGAGCATGCGTTCGGTGCCGTCTTCACCAGCCGTCGCTCCCGTGAAATTGTATTCTGGGTTACTGATGAAGGTCTCGTTGAGATACGACTGAAGGTCGCGTCGGTACTGATCGGCCTCGCCTGCGTTCGTCGCGAAGATACCCTGTCCGACTCCGTCCCCCTCATCCCACTTGTACAGACCACTGGAACTGTGGAGGTCCAACAGGAAATCGATGTTCTCCTCGGTCACGACGTTCCAGATCCCTCGTGCGAGCGGTGACCACGGAGCTTGACCAGCGGGGAACTCCCGGTTCAAATCTTGTACGTTGCCTTTCCCGCTGCGGTCGAATCCCCGAGTACCGTTCCTGATAGCGGGTTTGCAGGCCTCCGGAAGCACGACCAGCCTGCCGCTCTCGATGCTCCACTGGGCGATTCTCGCCGCCGAATCGTATCCGGCTGGTTCGTCGCCGTGCATCCCGCCGACGACCATGACCGTCGGTCCGACCGATTGCCCGTCGATGACGTGAACTGTCGTCTCTTCGGGCAAGCCTTCCTGGATCTTGTAACTCCATCGCGAGGGCGAGGCAGCCGCGGCGGAACCACCGGCAGCCGTCAGTGTTCCCAGACCCGTCACCACGGTGGCACCGGCCGTGCCGAGGCCCTTCATGTACGTTCGCCGGTTTAGTTGGTGGTTTCCACGATCCGTATCGTTCGACGCGAATGGTTGCCGCACATCATTCATTCCAGAGGAGAGCATATATAAATCCTATGAACATTCTCTTAATTAAGAATTTACACGATCCGTATCGTTCTGCGCAAATGGTTGCCACACATCATTTATTCTAGAGGGAAGCAAATGTGAATGCGATGAATACTCCTCTAATTTGAGATTATCAAGAAGAGGTTGACGAGTGGAAGCGGAAGGGGCGGTCACTTTTGTCCCAGCTTTGGGACACGAACGGCAGAGACGGAAACGTCCCAGATAATGATAGAAACACCCTCTGAAATCGGTTTCTCCGTGGAATAGTGATTCCCCGGAACGGCCACAACAGCCGGATCATTGACTACATACCAGCAGCGGCCCGGACGATGCACACCGGTTTGCTTGGAAAAATCAACCAGCAGTTCGTCTCTACACGAGGTTTTAAAGCATATAGAATTATCCCCAAAAAGGGAGTGAGTGACTCACGACCAATCGATACACGATGGTAGAACCGAATACGTCACGGCTGACTCGAGGGAGCCCCAGATCGCGCACCACGTTGCTGCTACGATCCTGCCCCCTCTTCGATCGAGTCCTCTCGCCGACGACGTTTAAGCCGATCGGCGTGGTAGAGTGCCGTATGTACCGACTCCAGTGTGACAGCTGCGATCTCGAGCGCGAACGGACGAACTGGGCCGACGCGAACAGGGAGGCCAGCGATCACGAAGCCAAATACGCCGACCACTGGGTGAGCATCGTCGACGTGCGGGAGGTCTGAGCCGTCGGGGTCGACGAGGTCGACGGGACGAAAGTGCGCCTCGCCGAGCCCGTGCCATCGGGCGGTGCGTCTGCCTACTCCTCGAGCGGCCCCGAATCGGCGAGCGCGGCCGACAGGATCGCCGTGTGAACCGTTCGGCTGTCCGTCTCCTGGATCGTGGCGGCCGCCTGGAAGCGTTCGCGGGCGCGGGTTACCGTCTGCGGGTCGGCAGCGAGGTGTGCGAGGACGAACGCGTCGGCGTCGACCCGCCGAGCGGCCTCGAAGTCGGC from Natrinema salaciae encodes:
- a CDS encoding DUF7553 family protein; this translates as MNKHFDDSRYYLARAAEHARLGVTESLEGPAARVRTLLGREPDPEPDRVDGVLEDVTALERRLETRARGAMGSVRARVATGRSSEGDGRR
- a CDS encoding succinylglutamate desuccinylase/aspartoacylase family protein, producing MKGLGTAGATVVTGLGTLTAAGGSAAAASPSRWSYKIQEGLPEETTVHVIDGQSVGPTVMVVGGMHGDEPAGYDSAARIAQWSIESGRLVVLPEACKPAIRNGTRGFDRSGKGNVQDLNREFPAGQAPWSPLARGIWNVVTEENIDFLLDLHSSSGLYKWDEGDGVGQGIFATNAGEADQYRRDLQSYLNETFISNPEYNFTGATAGEDGTERMLKHKVGADLDTPAIIFETYRRLDDERQRTLTTSAVYEVCREKGMFDAS
- a CDS encoding Fic family protein, which encodes MNVDRFQSGEISGELVNSGGDIAFKPDPLPPEIRLEDELLDVFTEAATNVGQLSGVGRRVENPSMLISPFIYKEAVVSSEIEGTRVTLSDVYEYEAGRENSSSGASRNELREVHNYVRAVFQGIEELENGIDLELVRNLHNTLMSGVRGGDKKPGEFRDTQVYIGGRGGEARFVPSPPSVVPYAMQNLETYIRTGGSYQPLIDIGLVHYQFETIHPFRDGNGRMGRLLIMLMMCNDELLPEPYLYPSSYFNRNRDEYTDRLLAVSRDSAWKEWLIFFLKGISQQAKEAFSRASELLDLRDEYRDRYQDGANSVSQLSTEIFTKPYLTVNEAEDALGMTYRTANNAVKQLEEDGVLEEITGQSRNRVFRAREVFDIIQKPVDELSYR